The following are encoded together in the Acidimicrobiales bacterium genome:
- the mrdA gene encoding penicillin-binding protein 2: MNDSQPLRLSILAIVAIALFTALVSRLWFLQVMAAPEYSAQAETNRTRTIVVEGPRGRILDRDGKVLADNRESMEVVVDLEAVAAAERDEPGQRAETLQMLSTELSRSGTPVTVDELEQRIDSWQGEPHQPVVVAEDVDPDLWITINERTAMMPGVAVRPSWRRDYPYGTLAAHVVGYVGEINGEELMQVRDSPKPYRGGDSIGKAGVEQIFEEFLRGTPGRIVFEVDSVGRVVGIRERVEPEPGADVRLALDIDLQGVVERSLHEEMALARTRTQGGRAAPPAPAGSAVVVDPRNGELLAMASAPAFDPNELTSGVSQARYEELSSREHYSPLTNRAVRNPSQVGSTFKLFTGYAAVASGLRSPGFAIDDPGYYRLQDCEDRCTFYNAGRQPHGRVDLLRAFEVSSNVYFYRVGEDFWRQRNVYGERPIQDFAAELGLGQRTGVALPLDHPGLLPDPDLKASRHEENPEAFPYGTWFPGDNVNMAIGQADIGVTPLQLANAYGTFGNGGTLHQPNVVLEIIDPLTGEVLRSNAPRVANEVDLDPSIQQVITDGLVRVTQGSEGTASSVFAGFPHSGFPVAGKTGTAQVGGDRRDTSLFAAWAPAPAPRYAVAVVVEEAGFGSRVAAPVARRILEPLAERDLQGVALTPAPLRGETVDDERPDIDVGSALD; this comes from the coding sequence ATGAACGACTCCCAGCCCCTGCGCCTCAGCATCCTCGCCATCGTCGCCATCGCACTGTTCACCGCCCTGGTCTCCCGGCTGTGGTTCCTGCAGGTGATGGCGGCCCCCGAGTACTCGGCCCAAGCCGAGACGAACCGGACGCGCACCATCGTGGTCGAAGGTCCGCGGGGCCGGATCCTCGATCGTGACGGCAAGGTCCTCGCCGACAACCGCGAGTCGATGGAGGTCGTCGTCGACCTCGAGGCGGTCGCCGCCGCCGAACGCGACGAGCCCGGTCAGCGGGCCGAGACCCTCCAGATGCTCTCGACCGAGCTGTCCCGCAGCGGCACACCGGTCACCGTCGACGAGCTCGAGCAACGGATCGACAGCTGGCAGGGTGAGCCGCACCAGCCGGTGGTCGTGGCCGAGGACGTGGATCCCGACCTGTGGATCACCATCAACGAGCGCACGGCGATGATGCCGGGGGTCGCGGTGCGTCCCTCGTGGCGGCGCGACTACCCCTACGGGACGCTGGCGGCCCACGTGGTGGGGTACGTGGGCGAGATCAACGGCGAGGAGCTCATGCAGGTGCGCGACTCGCCCAAGCCCTATCGGGGTGGCGATTCGATCGGCAAGGCGGGGGTCGAGCAGATCTTCGAGGAGTTCCTCCGGGGCACTCCGGGCCGAATCGTGTTCGAGGTCGACTCGGTGGGGCGAGTCGTCGGGATCCGCGAGCGGGTCGAACCCGAGCCTGGAGCCGACGTGCGACTGGCGCTCGACATCGATCTGCAGGGCGTGGTCGAGCGGTCACTGCACGAGGAGATGGCGCTGGCCCGCACCCGCACCCAGGGCGGACGCGCCGCTCCACCTGCTCCTGCCGGCTCGGCGGTGGTGGTCGATCCCCGCAACGGCGAGCTGCTCGCCATGGCGTCGGCACCCGCGTTCGACCCCAACGAGCTCACCTCAGGTGTGTCGCAGGCCCGCTACGAGGAGTTGAGCAGCCGCGAGCACTACAGCCCGCTCACCAACCGTGCCGTTCGCAACCCCTCCCAGGTCGGTTCGACGTTCAAGCTCTTCACCGGCTACGCGGCGGTCGCCTCGGGCCTGCGCTCGCCGGGGTTCGCCATCGACGACCCCGGTTACTACCGGTTGCAGGACTGCGAAGACCGCTGCACGTTCTACAACGCCGGCCGCCAGCCCCACGGCCGGGTCGATCTGCTCCGGGCGTTCGAGGTCTCCTCCAACGTGTACTTCTACCGCGTGGGCGAGGACTTCTGGAGACAGCGCAACGTCTACGGCGAACGGCCCATCCAGGACTTCGCCGCCGAGCTCGGGCTCGGTCAGCGCACCGGCGTCGCGCTGCCACTCGACCACCCGGGCCTGCTGCCCGATCCCGACCTCAAGGCCAGTCGCCACGAGGAGAACCCCGAGGCCTTCCCCTACGGAACCTGGTTCCCGGGCGACAACGTCAACATGGCGATCGGTCAGGCCGATATCGGTGTGACCCCGCTGCAGCTGGCGAACGCCTACGGCACCTTCGGCAACGGGGGCACGTTGCATCAACCGAACGTGGTGCTCGAGATCATCGACCCGCTCACCGGTGAGGTGCTGAGGTCCAACGCCCCCCGGGTGGCCAACGAGGTCGATCTCGACCCGTCGATCCAGCAGGTCATCACCGATGGGCTGGTCCGGGTCACCCAGGGATCCGAGGGCACTGCGTCGTCGGTCTTCGCCGGGTTCCCCCACAGCGGGTTCCCGGTCGCCGGCAAGACCGGCACCGCCCAGGTGGGAGGCGACCGCCGCGACACGTCGTTGTTCGCAGCCTGGGCCCCCGCCCCTGCTCCGCGCTACGCGGTGGCCGTCGTCGTCGAAGAGGCCGGGTTCGGGTCGAGAGTGGCGGCTCCGGTGGCCCGGCGCATCCTCGAGCCGCTGGCCGAACGCGACCTCCAGGGTGTGGCACTCACCCCCGCTCCCCTCCGGGGCGAGACCGTCGACGACGAGCGGCCCGACATCGACGTGGGCAGCGCGCTCGACTGA
- the rodA gene encoding rod shape-determining protein RodA has product MAITASPPGRRRLSRASTSPWQHIDGVFVVVLAALSILSVVTVLAATHGPRTTTDDTFFMVRQGFYIVVGWGVLAAVASIDYRKIGEWWGILYGAAVVSLIMVALFGSEARGAQRGFELGGLQAQPSEFVKLAVIVALAGYLTADAEDRTWKRTLSALGLVAVPVLFIVTQPDLGTAMVFGAITLAVLLAAGVPGKQMLVLLVLAVVGGTLLVTSPVLEEYQRERLMVFVNPEASDIAERYNVEQSQIAIANGGVTGEGLLQGGQTANGYVPAQETDFIFTAVAEELGFLGASTLLLLYGALLWRMLRAAQLSRDLYGTLVCVGVFAVVLFQIFENVGMTMGIMPVTGIALPFMSYGGSSILMMFAMAGLVVNVHMRRFS; this is encoded by the coding sequence ATGGCCATCACCGCATCGCCCCCAGGTCGGCGGCGCCTCAGCCGGGCATCCACGTCACCGTGGCAGCACATCGACGGTGTGTTCGTCGTGGTGCTGGCCGCGCTGTCGATCCTGAGCGTGGTCACCGTGCTGGCCGCCACCCACGGTCCCCGCACCACCACCGACGACACCTTCTTCATGGTCCGCCAGGGCTTCTACATCGTGGTCGGCTGGGGCGTCCTGGCCGCGGTCGCCTCGATCGACTACCGCAAGATCGGCGAGTGGTGGGGGATCCTCTACGGCGCTGCCGTGGTGTCGCTGATCATGGTGGCGCTCTTCGGGTCCGAAGCGCGCGGCGCCCAGCGGGGGTTCGAGCTCGGTGGGCTGCAGGCGCAGCCGTCGGAGTTCGTCAAGCTGGCGGTCATCGTGGCGCTGGCCGGCTACCTGACCGCCGACGCCGAGGACCGCACCTGGAAGCGCACGCTGTCGGCGCTCGGGCTGGTCGCGGTCCCCGTGCTGTTCATCGTGACCCAACCCGACCTGGGAACGGCCATGGTGTTCGGTGCCATCACCCTGGCGGTGCTGCTGGCGGCCGGGGTGCCGGGCAAGCAGATGCTGGTGCTGCTGGTGCTGGCGGTGGTGGGCGGCACGCTGCTCGTCACCTCGCCGGTGCTCGAGGAGTACCAGCGCGAGCGCCTGATGGTGTTCGTCAACCCCGAGGCATCCGACATCGCCGAGCGGTACAACGTCGAGCAGTCCCAGATCGCCATCGCCAACGGCGGAGTGACCGGCGAGGGTCTGCTGCAGGGTGGCCAGACCGCGAACGGCTACGTGCCGGCCCAGGAGACCGACTTCATCTTCACCGCGGTGGCCGAGGAGCTGGGTTTCCTCGGTGCCTCGACCCTGCTCCTGCTCTACGGGGCGTTGCTGTGGCGGATGCTGCGGGCGGCCCAGCTGTCGCGTGACCTGTACGGCACGCTCGTGTGTGTCGGGGTGTTCGCCGTGGTGCTCTTCCAGATCTTCGAGAACGTGGGCATGACCATGGGGATCATGCCCGTCACCGGCATCGCCCTGCCGTTCATGTCCTATGGCGGATCGTCGATCCTCATGATGTTCGCCATGGCCGGCCTGGTCGTCAACGTCCACATGCGGCGGTTCAGCTGA